From a single Micromonospora pallida genomic region:
- a CDS encoding DNA methyltransferase, with the protein MTAHPFATARVADASNDSPTDPGDAATAMNTWRPLLRPGEFLLVELIAGQPQPGEFSHRAAVTAGRHRPAFRNLLVFATTAPVRRTLVPAPRPLLHTAVPHGSAPPRPDAPALTALLAEGYLGPVWFTGQPPSRDLLRGRTHPVSMNHPGKMLPTIPRYAVRTCTNAGDMALDPVAGIGTTVTEAMRLSPHSVGVDYEPEPVAHTADNVRHTTQAGASGPGQIYRGDSMALLSLFPVTSHGQVALVVTPSPYGPSSGPQWLVQHEGALILEAPTPPGPGPAGARNQPVTDPDRGKAARQHWPQTPPRPANAQPGDGLDSSGPQRVDRRPQPAHPTTTRRSNNAKGPRSQPDRALERTPDPCPPYPLPAPGSTPSDATSRWRPAGRAAPRPQPGSPDTGGRQ; encoded by the coding sequence ATGACAGCCCACCCGTTCGCTACAGCACGAGTCGCCGACGCATCAAACGACAGCCCCACCGACCCGGGCGACGCGGCCACGGCAATGAACACCTGGCGACCTCTTCTGCGCCCCGGCGAGTTCCTACTCGTCGAGCTCATCGCCGGGCAGCCGCAGCCAGGTGAGTTCAGCCACCGCGCAGCGGTCACCGCCGGCCGGCACCGGCCGGCCTTCCGGAACCTGCTCGTGTTCGCCACGACCGCACCCGTAAGGAGAACCCTCGTGCCTGCCCCTCGTCCACTGCTCCACACCGCCGTCCCTCACGGCTCCGCCCCGCCTCGCCCCGACGCCCCCGCCCTGACGGCCCTACTCGCCGAGGGTTACCTGGGGCCAGTCTGGTTCACCGGCCAACCCCCATCTCGTGACCTACTGCGCGGCCGAACCCACCCCGTGTCGATGAACCACCCCGGCAAGATGCTGCCGACCATCCCCCGATACGCCGTTCGCACCTGCACCAATGCCGGCGACATGGCACTCGACCCCGTAGCCGGAATCGGCACCACCGTCACCGAGGCCATGCGCCTGAGCCCTCACAGTGTCGGAGTCGATTACGAACCCGAGCCGGTGGCCCACACGGCGGACAACGTCCGCCACACCACACAGGCCGGAGCATCAGGCCCGGGCCAGATTTACCGCGGGGACTCCATGGCGCTGCTGTCCCTGTTCCCAGTGACCTCGCACGGCCAGGTCGCATTGGTAGTCACTCCGTCGCCATACGGGCCGTCCAGCGGCCCACAGTGGCTCGTCCAGCATGAGGGTGCCCTGATCCTCGAGGCCCCGACCCCGCCGGGCCCAGGGCCCGCGGGTGCTCGGAATCAGCCGGTCACCGACCCGGACCGAGGCAAGGCAGCCCGCCAGCACTGGCCGCAGACTCCGCCACGCCCCGCCAATGCGCAGCCCGGAGACGGACTTGACTCCTCCGGACCCCAACGCGTTGATCGACGTCCACAACCGGCACACCCCACAACCACGCGTCGCAGCAACAACGCCAAGGGCCCCCGGTCCCAACCCGACCGGGCACTTGAAAGGACACCCGATCCGTGCCCGCCCTATCCCCTACCCGCGCCAGGGTCCACACCGTCAGACGCCACCAGCCGCTGGCGGCCTGCCGGCCGCGCCGCGCCACGTCCGCAGCCCGGTTCACCCGACACGGGAGGCCGGCAATGA
- a CDS encoding helix-turn-helix domain-containing protein produces the protein MPTLDSSSQVAEYFAINLRKTRETRGLSQADLAQRVKELGHPCTQATIWKLEQGHREPKLSEVAAIGAALDLWSWTELTTKPATFNAALVVDQWRQRAFALAEQTRAAAVAQLEALEQLAFAVRAALDAGLPVEWAERRSGGWLEFTPEATVLRAVLAGRVDFEVEDEELDRRMAEQERLAEQVLGALESSGVPLAIKPDDIEFVEAEDQRHDEGSEASA, from the coding sequence ATGCCGACGTTGGATTCCAGCAGCCAGGTCGCGGAGTACTTTGCGATCAACTTGCGCAAGACCCGCGAGACCCGGGGCCTGTCCCAGGCCGACCTAGCCCAGCGGGTCAAGGAGCTTGGCCACCCCTGCACTCAGGCGACGATTTGGAAGCTCGAGCAGGGACATCGCGAGCCGAAGCTCTCCGAGGTGGCTGCCATCGGCGCAGCGCTTGACCTGTGGAGTTGGACAGAGTTGACCACCAAACCTGCCACGTTCAACGCCGCGCTGGTCGTTGATCAGTGGCGTCAGCGGGCGTTCGCGCTTGCCGAGCAGACCCGCGCTGCTGCCGTTGCCCAGCTCGAAGCATTAGAACAACTCGCGTTCGCCGTCCGTGCAGCCCTGGACGCTGGCTTGCCCGTGGAGTGGGCGGAACGTCGTTCCGGTGGCTGGCTCGAGTTCACGCCCGAGGCGACGGTCCTGCGTGCAGTGCTGGCCGGCAGAGTCGACTTCGAGGTGGAGGACGAGGAACTCGACCGCAGGATGGCCGAGCAGGAACGTCTGGCGGAGCAAGTGTTGGGTGCCCTCGAAAGCTCCGGGGTGCCGTTGGCGATCAAGCCTGACGACATCGAGTTCGTGGAAGCTGAAGACCAGAGGCACGACGAAGGCAGCGAGGCGTCCGCCTGA
- a CDS encoding helix-turn-helix domain-containing protein — translation MIDPQQVQDVKRALGAKLARWRKSRGLTQADVAERVYSTRSTIAGVECGQQVADRIFWQRCETFLDAGGELLAGYDGYRSLKQRHDQEKIEARQRARWGEVEGDSRPGMDGVPTGAGQALPPPAQVVRSSTSAGGPVETGWPADRSTGLSWPGLGQVSVDVDPALALHWSEMLRLLAASHNVFGSRQVYDAVCRELAVIRRYRHEAMDDLKSRLLAVEARWAEFGSWTADNLGDATAAAYWLDQALELARRAGDRRMAAYVFMRQAQQAADRLDGTHATRLARTAEAIVSLADRDRALCLIRQAQGHALLGDQPRSLTALKIAHKLIDRAASVGADDSDTIGRHCTLAYLRAHEGYCLLRLGQAKAAARALEEVLDGWPVEYRQDETLARSWLALSYVSVDRLAEAGVEGSRALSLAAATSSARAMRTLGQLHAQLTGKTASAEVVGFRNAFSLVASTARL, via the coding sequence GTGATCGATCCGCAGCAGGTCCAGGACGTCAAGCGGGCGCTCGGCGCAAAGCTCGCGCGTTGGCGCAAGTCACGTGGCCTGACGCAGGCCGATGTAGCCGAGCGGGTGTACAGCACTCGGAGCACCATCGCTGGGGTTGAGTGTGGTCAGCAGGTTGCTGATCGGATCTTCTGGCAGCGGTGTGAGACGTTTCTGGACGCCGGTGGGGAACTGCTCGCCGGGTACGACGGTTACCGGAGTCTCAAGCAGCGGCATGATCAGGAGAAGATCGAGGCTAGGCAACGCGCCCGGTGGGGTGAGGTTGAAGGCGATTCGCGGCCAGGCATGGATGGTGTCCCGACCGGGGCGGGCCAGGCGCTGCCTCCACCTGCACAGGTAGTGCGATCGTCGACATCGGCAGGCGGTCCGGTGGAGACGGGCTGGCCGGCCGACCGGTCAACTGGTCTGAGTTGGCCCGGGCTGGGGCAGGTCTCGGTGGATGTTGATCCCGCGTTGGCCTTGCACTGGAGCGAGATGCTCCGGCTCCTGGCGGCTTCCCACAACGTCTTCGGTTCCCGGCAGGTCTACGACGCCGTCTGCCGAGAGCTGGCCGTGATCCGCCGTTACCGGCACGAGGCCATGGACGACCTCAAGTCGCGTCTGCTGGCGGTAGAGGCGCGATGGGCGGAGTTCGGGTCATGGACCGCCGACAATCTGGGGGACGCCACGGCCGCGGCGTACTGGCTTGACCAGGCACTCGAACTGGCGCGCAGAGCGGGCGACAGACGGATGGCCGCCTATGTCTTCATGCGCCAGGCGCAGCAAGCCGCCGACCGACTCGACGGCACTCACGCCACGCGACTCGCCAGGACGGCCGAGGCCATCGTGTCACTCGCCGACCGCGACCGCGCCCTGTGCCTGATTCGTCAGGCACAGGGACACGCCCTCCTCGGCGATCAACCACGCTCCCTCACCGCCCTCAAAATCGCACACAAGTTGATCGACCGAGCGGCAAGCGTCGGTGCCGACGACTCGGACACCATCGGCCGCCACTGCACCCTTGCCTACCTACGGGCACACGAGGGCTACTGCCTTCTACGCCTCGGTCAAGCCAAGGCGGCTGCCCGTGCCCTTGAAGAGGTCCTCGACGGCTGGCCCGTCGAATACCGACAGGATGAAACGCTGGCGCGATCCTGGCTCGCCTTGTCCTACGTCTCCGTCGACCGGTTGGCCGAGGCGGGCGTCGAGGGAAGCCGAGCGTTGTCCCTTGCCGCCGCAACCTCTTCCGCGCGGGCGATGCGTACCCTGGGCCAGTTGCATGCCCAGCTCACGGGGAAAACGGCATCTGCCGAGGTAGTCGGGTTCAGGAACGCCTTCTCACTCGTCGCTTCGACGGCCAGACTGTGA
- a CDS encoding creatininase family protein: MDLITTATTTDEANRASDVAVLPVGSFEQHGDHLPLLTDTIVACAIAKAAAARYDLMLLPPVTISCSQEHTGWPGSVSIRSSTLTRIVADVGESLRRAGVDRLVVVNGHGGNYVLSNIVQEANVGERRMALYPRRQDWETARQQAGLVSSSHDDMHAGEIETSLLLHLCPELVRDGYQNADHLAERPDLLVLGMRGYTDSGVIGQPSLATADKGKAVLESLTATFADVLAVLRGEPHQ, from the coding sequence ATGGATTTGATCACCACCGCGACGACCACTGACGAGGCCAACCGCGCCTCGGACGTCGCCGTGCTACCGGTGGGCAGTTTCGAGCAGCACGGCGATCACCTACCTCTGCTCACGGACACGATCGTTGCTTGCGCTATCGCGAAGGCTGCCGCTGCCAGGTACGACTTGATGCTCCTTCCTCCTGTGACCATCAGCTGCTCGCAGGAACACACCGGCTGGCCAGGTTCGGTGAGTATCCGCTCATCCACCCTGACCCGCATCGTCGCCGACGTCGGGGAATCGCTGCGCCGTGCAGGTGTCGACCGGCTGGTCGTGGTCAACGGCCATGGCGGGAACTACGTGCTGTCCAACATCGTGCAGGAAGCCAACGTCGGCGAGCGCCGCATGGCGTTGTACCCGCGACGGCAGGACTGGGAGACCGCCCGCCAGCAGGCCGGGTTGGTCAGCAGCAGCCACGACGACATGCACGCCGGGGAGATCGAGACTTCCCTGCTCCTGCATCTCTGTCCCGAACTCGTTCGAGACGGTTATCAGAACGCCGACCACCTTGCGGAACGTCCGGACCTGCTGGTCCTGGGAATGCGCGGCTACACCGACAGCGGGGTCATCGGCCAGCCGTCCCTCGCCACCGCCGACAAAGGGAAAGCCGTGCTGGAAAGCCTTACTGCCACGTTCGCCGACGTTCTGGCCGTACTGCGGGGCGAACCACACCAGTAG
- a CDS encoding helix-turn-helix transcriptional regulator → MNGPTPPVWRPDPLLTIDDLAAWLGKPKNTLYAWHSRGKGPRAIRVGNTLRYRRSEVERWLDAHTDAER, encoded by the coding sequence ATGAACGGCCCGACCCCTCCCGTATGGCGGCCAGACCCCCTCCTGACCATCGATGACCTCGCCGCCTGGCTCGGCAAGCCCAAGAACACCCTCTACGCCTGGCACAGCCGAGGCAAGGGACCCCGCGCCATCCGCGTCGGCAACACCCTGCGCTACCGGCGCAGCGAGGTCGAACGCTGGCTCGACGCCCACACCGACGCCGAGAGGTGA
- a CDS encoding tetratricopeptide repeat protein — MARVFGRRSWRPLRLALVGVAMLGAAVAVWAWWLSGWSLPEWGWGGTEQASWVAGIVSGVLGVVGTVATVVGTVVAVRSSRPDSRRPSGADRVRVGRIPPAAASWQNRQERLALVKAARAGRTAVLTQVLSGMGGVGKTQLAAWFAREVRDEVDVLVWATAVGRDPIVAAYAEAAAACGLVADGSDPQRAAERFLAWLEETDRRWLVVLDNLDNLADAKGLWPPANPCGRTVVTTRRRDTSLNTGGRTLVEVGLFNPAEAVGYLTRAIGDRHRMAEAAGLAEDLGRLPLALAQAAAFIRERNDLDCAAYRRRLADQRKQLTDLLPVEDELPDEHQATVAATWSLSIAAADTARPQGLARPVLEVAALLDPNGIPTNLFTTPAVRDHLTARRDASQPVDEDDVREALGNLHRFSLATLDGGTLRVHALVQRVVREATAESDKPLVAVTAADALWAIWPAIESDQQTAQPLRANTASLRTTSHLYLWDNDSGGHPVLFRAGLSLGETGQVNAAVVYFRHLHATALAHLGPDHPDTLLTRNNLAASRGEAGDPAGAATAFQELLTDRLQSLGPDHPDTLLTRNNLAYWRGHAGDPAGAATAFQELLTDRLRVLGPDHPHTLATRGNLAYWRGRAGDPAGAATAFQELLTDQLRILGPDHPDTLGARHNLALYCGRAGDAAGAVTAFQELLTDRLQSLGPDHPSTLTTRNNLASWRGEAGDPAGAATAFQELLTDQLRILGPDHPDTLATRNGLALWRGEAGDPASAVTAFQELLTDQLRILGPDHPDTLLTRNNLAHWRGRAGDAAGAVTAFQELLTDRLRILGPDHPSTLVTRGNLAGWREEAGDPAGAATAFQELLTDQLRILGPDHPDTLLTRGNLAD, encoded by the coding sequence GTGGCTCGGGTGTTTGGTCGGCGGTCGTGGCGTCCCCTACGGCTGGCCCTGGTTGGTGTCGCGATGCTGGGTGCCGCCGTCGCGGTGTGGGCCTGGTGGCTGTCGGGGTGGAGCCTGCCGGAGTGGGGATGGGGCGGCACCGAGCAGGCGAGTTGGGTCGCCGGGATCGTCAGCGGGGTGCTGGGGGTGGTCGGCACCGTAGCGACGGTGGTTGGCACGGTGGTTGCGGTGCGGTCGTCGCGTCCTGACTCCCGGCGGCCCTCGGGTGCGGATCGGGTGCGGGTGGGGCGGATTCCACCTGCGGCGGCGTCGTGGCAGAACCGTCAGGAACGGCTGGCTCTGGTCAAGGCGGCGAGGGCGGGCCGGACGGCGGTGTTGACCCAGGTGCTGTCCGGCATGGGCGGTGTGGGCAAGACCCAGTTGGCGGCGTGGTTCGCGCGGGAGGTCCGCGACGAGGTGGACGTGCTCGTGTGGGCCACCGCAGTGGGCCGGGATCCGATCGTGGCCGCCTATGCCGAGGCCGCCGCCGCTTGCGGGTTGGTCGCCGACGGTTCTGATCCGCAGCGGGCGGCGGAGCGGTTCCTGGCCTGGCTGGAGGAGACCGACCGGCGGTGGCTGGTCGTGTTGGACAACCTCGACAACCTGGCCGATGCCAAGGGCCTGTGGCCGCCGGCCAACCCCTGCGGCCGGACCGTGGTCACCACCCGCCGCCGCGACACCAGCCTGAACACTGGCGGTCGGACCCTGGTCGAGGTGGGCCTGTTCAACCCGGCCGAGGCAGTCGGCTACCTCACCCGCGCCATCGGCGACCGGCACCGGATGGCCGAGGCCGCCGGCCTGGCCGAGGACCTCGGTCGGCTGCCGTTGGCCTTGGCGCAGGCCGCCGCGTTCATCCGGGAACGCAACGACCTGGACTGCGCCGCCTACCGCCGCCGGCTGGCCGACCAACGGAAACAGCTGACCGATCTTCTGCCGGTCGAGGACGAGCTGCCCGACGAGCACCAGGCCACGGTGGCGGCCACCTGGTCGCTGTCCATCGCTGCCGCCGACACCGCCAGACCGCAAGGGCTGGCCCGACCGGTGCTGGAGGTGGCCGCGCTGCTGGACCCCAACGGCATCCCCACCAACCTGTTCACCACCCCGGCCGTGCGCGACCACCTGACCGCCCGCCGGGACGCCAGCCAGCCGGTGGACGAGGACGACGTGCGGGAGGCGTTAGGGAACCTGCACCGGTTCAGCCTCGCCACCCTCGACGGCGGCACGCTACGGGTGCACGCCCTGGTGCAACGGGTGGTACGGGAAGCCACAGCCGAGTCGGACAAGCCCTTGGTGGCGGTCACGGCCGCCGACGCGTTGTGGGCCATCTGGCCCGCCATCGAATCCGACCAGCAGACTGCACAGCCGCTGCGGGCCAACACCGCCAGCCTGCGCACCACCAGCCACCTCTACCTGTGGGACAACGACAGCGGCGGACACCCCGTACTGTTCCGGGCCGGACTCAGCCTGGGCGAGACCGGGCAGGTCAACGCCGCCGTCGTCTACTTCCGCCATCTCCACGCCACTGCCCTCGCCCACCTCGGACCCGACCACCCCGACACCCTCCTCACCCGCAACAACCTCGCCGCTTCGCGCGGAGAGGCCGGCGACCCCGCCGGCGCCGCCACCGCCTTCCAGGAACTCCTCACCGACCGGCTGCAGAGCCTCGGACCCGACCACCCCGACACCCTCCTCACCCGCAACAACCTCGCCTACTGGCGCGGCCACGCCGGCGACCCCGCCGGCGCCGCCACCGCCTTCCAGGAACTCCTCACCGACCGACTACGGGTCCTCGGCCCCGACCACCCCCACACCCTCGCCACCCGCGGCAACCTCGCCTACTGGCGCGGCCGCGCCGGCGACCCCGCCGGCGCCGCCACCGCCTTCCAGGAACTCCTCACCGACCAGCTGAGGATCCTCGGACCCGACCACCCCGACACCCTGGGCGCCCGCCACAACCTCGCCCTGTACTGCGGCCGGGCCGGCGACGCGGCCGGTGCCGTCACCGCCTTCCAGGAACTCCTCACCGACCGGCTGCAGAGCCTCGGACCCGACCATCCCAGCACCCTCACCACTCGCAACAACCTCGCCTCTTGGCGCGGCGAGGCCGGCGACCCCGCCGGCGCCGCCACCGCCTTCCAGGAACTCCTCACCGACCAGCTGAGGATCCTCGGCCCCGACCACCCCGACACCCTGGCCACCCGCAACGGCCTCGCCCTGTGGCGCGGAGAGGCCGGCGACCCCGCCAGCGCCGTCACCGCCTTCCAGGAACTCCTCACCGACCAGCTGAGGATCCTCGGCCCCGACCACCCCGACACCCTCCTCACCCGCAACAACCTCGCCCACTGGCGCGGCCGCGCCGGCGACGCGGCCGGCGCCGTCACCGCCTTCCAGGAACTCCTCACCGACCGGCTGAGGATCCTCGGCCCCGACCATCCCAGCACCCTCGTCACCCGCGGCAACCTCGCCGGCTGGCGTGAAGAGGCCGGCGACCCCGCCGGCGCCGCCACCGCCTTCCAGGAACTCCTCACCGACCAGCTGAGGATCCTCGGCCCCGACCACCCCGACACCCTCCTCACCCGCGGCAACCTCGCCGACTAG
- a CDS encoding tyrosine-type recombinase/integrase, producing MARPEMPIGTWGNIRTEKIGPNRFRARARFRDYDGKTRDIEATDTTGPAAVRALKVKLRDRTTPNDDEITRETRVSRLAELWIEEITAEERITPQTIHRYQTSLRTAILPALSNLRIREASVGRLDRLLRDIAKDRPSAAKGVKVVLGQMFALAVRHGAIPTNPVRDTGRLRKPRRTVVVLTDEHLQAVRTAIRDWQKPVPGKPGPRHTGDLADIVDLMLATGARIGEILALRWEDLDLAAKRPTLTICGTLVFVKGKGFFRQPWTKSDAGYRMIVLPRFAAGMLLARKLGAADNPHDAIFASRRGTWLSPNNVRRQWRQARADTDLDWVTPHTFRKTVATLIKEETDTKSASAQLGHSSEEVTDTYYIAKPVQAPDVSDILERLGADRNGRPTPAKHDDAHG from the coding sequence ATGGCCCGACCTGAAATGCCCATCGGCACCTGGGGCAACATCCGCACCGAGAAGATCGGCCCCAACCGGTTCCGCGCACGAGCCCGGTTCCGCGACTACGACGGCAAGACCCGCGACATCGAAGCCACCGACACCACCGGCCCGGCTGCCGTCCGAGCCTTGAAGGTCAAACTCCGTGACCGCACCACCCCCAACGATGACGAGATCACCCGGGAGACCCGCGTCAGCAGGCTCGCCGAACTATGGATCGAAGAGATCACCGCCGAAGAGCGCATCACGCCCCAAACCATCCACCGCTATCAGACCAGCCTGCGCACCGCGATCCTGCCCGCCCTGAGCAACCTCCGGATCCGAGAAGCCAGCGTCGGCCGCCTCGACCGACTCCTACGCGACATCGCCAAGGACCGCCCCTCAGCGGCCAAAGGCGTCAAGGTCGTCCTCGGCCAGATGTTCGCACTGGCCGTACGGCACGGCGCGATCCCCACCAACCCCGTACGCGACACCGGCCGGCTACGCAAGCCACGCCGCACAGTCGTCGTCCTCACCGACGAACACCTCCAAGCCGTCCGCACGGCAATCCGCGACTGGCAGAAACCCGTCCCCGGCAAGCCCGGACCCCGGCACACCGGCGACCTGGCCGACATCGTCGACCTCATGCTCGCCACCGGCGCCCGCATCGGTGAAATCCTCGCCCTACGCTGGGAAGACCTGGACCTCGCCGCCAAACGCCCCACCCTCACAATCTGCGGCACGCTGGTCTTCGTCAAAGGCAAGGGCTTCTTCCGACAACCCTGGACCAAAAGCGACGCCGGCTACCGGATGATCGTTCTCCCCCGGTTCGCGGCCGGCATGCTGCTCGCCCGCAAACTCGGCGCCGCCGACAACCCCCATGACGCGATCTTCGCGTCCCGACGGGGCACCTGGCTCTCCCCCAACAACGTCCGCCGTCAGTGGCGCCAAGCCCGCGCCGACACCGACCTCGACTGGGTCACCCCCCACACCTTCCGCAAGACCGTAGCCACCCTCATCAAGGAAGAGACGGACACCAAGAGCGCGTCGGCGCAGCTTGGACACTCCAGCGAAGAGGTCACCGACACCTACTACATCGCCAAACCCGTCCAAGCCCCCGACGTCTCCGACATCCTCGAACGCCTCGGCGCCGACCGCAACGGGCGCCCCACACCCGCAAAACACGACGATGCACATGGATGA
- a CDS encoding HNH endonuclease — protein MGLADVTRSDVLAAVEEFDKLGRDAFLDKYGFGTARTYFLEVNGRRYDSKAIMGYAHGVSQGEFLRSGDFTGGEASVVHHLRRLGFVTRTHRNPPWTWDEVVLACALVRDNGWRWLTPNDPRVIELSELLQLYTTHPVEERGHDFRNPNGVARKTADIATQHPNYTGKPTNGGRYDREVLVAFLDRPVEMEQQAVAIRQAIVDESADPAEVADVDLDGLSAEEGRVLQRLHLRRERDPKLRRKVIEAYKRRHAVVACVACGFDFQKTYGERGADYIECHHRTPLHVSGPTRTRPEDLMLLCSNCHRMIHRSSPWLTPEELISLIERHRAD, from the coding sequence GTGGGCCTTGCTGATGTGACACGCTCCGATGTCCTCGCTGCCGTTGAGGAATTCGACAAACTCGGCCGGGACGCGTTCCTGGACAAGTATGGCTTTGGGACCGCCCGGACATACTTTCTAGAGGTCAATGGCCGCCGGTACGACTCAAAGGCGATCATGGGCTACGCGCACGGCGTCAGCCAGGGTGAGTTCTTGCGGTCCGGTGACTTCACAGGCGGGGAGGCGAGCGTCGTCCACCACCTTCGACGGCTCGGCTTCGTCACCCGGACTCACCGCAACCCGCCCTGGACGTGGGACGAGGTCGTTTTGGCCTGCGCACTCGTGCGTGACAACGGCTGGCGGTGGCTGACGCCTAACGATCCCCGCGTGATTGAGTTGTCTGAGCTGCTCCAGCTCTACACCACGCATCCGGTAGAAGAGCGCGGCCATGACTTTCGCAACCCTAACGGCGTGGCTCGCAAGACCGCTGACATTGCCACTCAGCATCCGAACTACACCGGCAAGCCAACCAACGGTGGTCGGTACGACCGGGAGGTACTCGTCGCCTTCCTAGACCGGCCGGTCGAGATGGAGCAACAGGCCGTCGCAATCCGGCAGGCCATCGTGGACGAGTCGGCCGACCCGGCGGAGGTGGCAGACGTAGACCTTGACGGGCTTAGCGCCGAAGAGGGACGGGTGCTCCAGCGGCTGCACCTTCGCCGGGAACGAGACCCGAAGCTGCGCCGTAAGGTGATCGAGGCGTACAAGCGCCGACACGCGGTGGTTGCCTGTGTAGCCTGTGGGTTCGACTTCCAGAAGACGTATGGCGAACGCGGCGCCGACTACATCGAGTGTCATCACCGCACGCCTCTCCATGTCAGCGGACCGACACGCACGCGGCCAGAGGATCTCATGCTGTTGTGTTCGAACTGCCATCGGATGATCCACCGATCCTCGCCCTGGCTGACCCCAGAGGAACTCATCTCGCTGATCGAGCGCCACCGGGCGGATTAG